Below is a window of 'Nostoc azollae' 0708 DNA.
GATCATTTAAGAGGTCTACTCTTGAGGAGAAAAAAGCGGTGTTAAACACTATTTTAGTAGCTCTGGATGGTTCGGAAATTGCTGAACGAGTAATTCAGACTTTAGGTTATTTGGTATTATCGCCAAACACTAATGTGATTCTTTGTCATGTATTTCCTGCACCAGAGTCAGAAATAGAATTACCCGCTGATCGTCCTCAGCCAGATTTACCAAACTTTTCTTATTTTAATATTGATAAGCAGATGCAATCTTACCAAGAAAGATTATCAGTTAAAAGTGAGTTAGAACTAGTTATGGGTGATCCTGCTGATGAAATTATTCGACTAGCTAATATTTACAAAGCCGACTTAGTTGTGATTGGAAGTCGCGGTTTAACGGGAATGAATAGAATTGTCCAGGGTTCTGTTAGCACTCAAGTAATGGAAGCAGCTAATTGTTCAGTGTTAGTGGTAAAACCAGCGAGAAACTAGGGTAGTACTAATTCAAAATATAGATTTTCTTCGAGATAAAGACACAAAGAAGCAGATTTTTCTTGTAAAGATGTGTCTTTTCTAGCTACTATAGTTGTTCTAATTCTCAAATACTTTTAAAATACAGCAGATAACGCAAAAACAAATGTGCCTGTACAATTCATGTTAGTAAATAGTGAATAAGTGTATTTGGTCAGACTTACGCAAGTGTCACACTTGAGTTTTCCCCAAACACTCCACCTCTAATTTAAATCCTGGTTGGAATTGAAAGTTTTTCATTATTATTTATGAATACCATTAAAGTAGAGACGTTTCATGCAACGCCTCTACAAAAATTTATCATGATTTATTTGTTGGTTGGGTTGAGCGGTAGTGATACCCCAACAGTAATTAATGTCCGTTGGTTTGTTGGGTTATGCCTTCTGCACACTACGTTAAAGTTCCCTTACTTCGCAATGCTAACGCGAACAACCCACCCTTCATTAAACAAGCTATTCCTGCGTTATTATGCGTTCAGATATACCTTTTCAACCTCCTGTATTGCGTAAAAATTCACGCAAACTCAACAAATTCAGCGTCTGACCTAAATTCAAAGGTAAAATAGATATCCCTTCCAAACGAGACTGTACCCAACCTTCCCCCCAATACCACTCATGAAAACCGTCAATTCCACCGCTGAGTAGCAACCGCAGACAATTGGTTTTAGCTACATCTACGTGATGATGGATTTGAACTAGTCCTGTGGCGGTAGTAAAATTAGATCCAGATGTTAATTTTCCCGGCATTCCCAGAGAAAAACTTTGTCCTACTAGCCATTTTTCCAATTGTGCTGGGAGTAATAGACTGTTGTGAATTGCATCAGCTGATGCTTGGATTTCAATTCGCAGTTGGCTCTGTTGAATAGTACCTAACATGGTAATTGGTAATTGGTAATGGGTGATTGGTGATTGCGAAAATTCCCCCCATCTTCCCCAGTCACGAAACGACCTAAAATAGAAAAGTCATCTTGTTAAGAATTTTAAGGGTTTTCATGGCGGATCAATTAATGCGGGCGACAGCAGCAGATGGGGGTATTCGGGCGGTAGGTGTGATTACTACACGCTTAACGGAGGAAGCACGAGTACGTCATAAACTGTCTTCTGTGGCTACAGCAGCACTGGGAAGAACGATGTCAGCAGGTTTGTTGATGGCTTCTAGTATGAAGCGTGTTGGGTCTAGGGTCAATGTGCGGGTTAGGGGCGATGGGCCTTTAGGTGGTATATTGGTAGATGCGGGCTTGGATGGTACAGTAAGGGGCTATGTGCAGAACCCAACGGTGGAATTGCCTCCTAATGCTAAAGGTAAGCTAGATGTTAGCGGTGCTGTGGGTAGTGGGTATCTCTATGTTGTTCGGGATATTGGCTATGGTTATCCCTACTCTAGTACACTTGAACTTGTTTCAGGGGAAATTGGCGATGATGTTGCTCATTATTTGGTAAATTCCGAGCAAACACCTTCAGCTTTGGTTTTAGGTGTGTTTGTGGGGTCTGGTGGGGTTACTGCATCTGGGGGTCTACTGGTACAAGTGTTGCCTAAAGCGGCTAGAGATGAAGCTTTGGTGGCAATGCTGGAATCAAGGGTATCTGCTTTATCCGGTTTTACGCCGTTGTTGCAAGCTGGAAAGACGCTGACTGAAATTTTTGGTGATTTGCTGGGAGATATGGGTTTAAACATCTTTCCAGAAAGTCAGATTCTACGCTTCCATTGCGGTTGTTCTTTTGACCGGGTGTTAGGAGCGTTGAAAATGCTGGGGGGAGCAGAATTACAAGATATGATTCTTAAAGATGATGGTGCAGAAGCAACTTGTGATTTTTGTGGCACTGTTTATCAAGCAAGTAGTGATAATCTAGCACAACTAATTGCTGATTTAAAGAAGGAAGTTTTTATTGCGGAATAGGTATAAAATAATACCAAAAATCTAACATATAAATGTTATCTGTGGAGATAGAAGATGAAAAAAATAGCTTTTTAATGATGAGAAACAAAGTTACTATGGCAAAAATGGAATTATCAGTGTGAGAATGGCTGCTATTCAACTACTTTGGTGTGAGAGGATGACAGATCGGCATATTTCAGATAGTTGGTCTCCAGCCAGAGCCAGAAAGCCAGATCAAAACACAAGATTATCCCGAACTCCAGAAGTCGGGACTACTCAATCATCTGGTGTCCCAGCTACTGGTTCTAAATTTAAATTAGTGACGCAACAACAAGAGAAAAATACAGAAGGATTACTTATAAAAACCTATTCAGATAAGACCTTTAAGCTCAGTAATATAACTGATAAATTGCCAAGCTGGATGAAAAGCTGGGTGCTGTGGTCAATAATGTTGACGTTAATTCCTAGCAGCATTGGATTTGTATCAATGTCAATATTGCTCAAGCTGCCATCAGCACCAAATTGTCCAGAGATATTTTGGCCTTTAGCTAGTGCATCGGTGCGCTTACATTGTGCTCAATTGGCAGCTTCTAAGCAGACGGTAAATGATTTACTGCAAGCGATCACACTAGTGAAGGAATTGCCACAGAATCATCCACTCAGAGGGCAAATTAATAGTTTTTTAGAGGAGTGGTCACGGGATATATTACGGTTGGCTGATCAGAGTTTCCAATCTGGTAATTTAGAGGAAGCGATCGCTACTTCACGGCAAATTCCTGAAGATTTGGAAGGTCGGAAAATAGTAGAAGAGCAAATTACTAAATGGCTGTTGATTTGGTCAAACGCAGAAGAAATTTACCAAGAATCATTAAAAGAACTGGGTCAAAGGCATTGGCAATCAGCTTTTATCCTGTCATCCAAACTTCTGCGCGTTAATAATAAATATTGGGCAACTACTAAGTATGATGAACTAAATCGCATCATTGTCACAGCACGGGAAGATGGTGATAGCCTCTACAAGGCTGAAGGTTTAGCAGATAGTCGCTCAGTAGATGATGTCCTAGCAGCTATTAAGTTAGCTGAGTCTATTAAGTCGGATAGTTATCTATATCAAAAAGCGCAGGAATTGATTCCTGTATTTGGACGCAAGATCCTGAAATTAGCACAAGCCAAGATGGATAAGCGGGATGCGGATAGAGCATTAGAAATTGTGCGCCAAATTCCATCTATTCCTGAATTTCAGTCAGAAATTGATGATTTTGTGGTTTTGGGTGAAGCACAAAGGAGTGCTTGGACAGGAACGGTTTCTGGTTTAGAGGCTGCTATTTCCCAAGCCCAACAAATTGATGCTTCTAGGGAAGTATATGAGAAAGCACAAGAACTGATTGCGCGTTGGCAATTAGAAATTCAAGATGTTTCTCGGTTAGAAAAAGCACGAACCCTGGCTAGTCAAGGTACTATTAACGAGTTAACGGCGGCAATTTCCGAAGTGCAGATGATTCCCGATAGTAATCCTCGTGCTGAGGAAGCACGTCAGGAGGTGAACCGCTGGCGTGGACAAGTAGAGTCTATTGAAGATAGACCTTACTTAGAACGGGCTGAACAAATAGCTTTATTAGACGATATTAGTTCCTTACAGGCTGCGATCGCAGAGGCAAATCAAATTCGCTCTGGTCGTGCATTATATCCAGAAGCACGGAAAAGAGTCCGTAACTGGACTGCTAAAGTACAACAAATTCAAGATCAACCTTACTTAGATCAAGCACGAATCATTGCTGATAGCGGGGATTTAAACACTGCTATTAGAGAAGCTCAAAAAATTGCTTCATCGGGAAGGGCGCTTGCTAGTGAAGCACAAACAGCCGTTGATACTTGGCAAGAACAAATCCGCGCTCAAGAAAACTGGAAAAAAGCTAGAGAAGTAGCAATTACTGGCACACCAGAAGCTTTAGCAGAGGCAATACGGTTAGTTGACCGGGTTTCTAATCGTAACGTTTTACGCATGGATGCGAATGTGGCTATTGATCAATGGAGTCAACAGTTGTTACAAATGGCACGTTCCCAAAGCGAGTTTGATGTTTCTAAAAGCATTGAAACTGCTAGGTTAATTCCTCGTGGTAGCTCTGCTTACAGAGATGCTCAGGAGCAAATTAGAACTTGGAAACAATTTATCATACCTCGGACACCACCTATACCATCTTCTGAACCATCACCTGAAGCTGAACAATATCCATCATCAATTAGTGATGGCTTGTAATTGGTAATTGGTAATTGGTAATTAGTGAAAAAACGATTATCTATGTTTTAGCCAAAAGTTAGACTTACAGGGTTATGTTTGAATTAGCCAGCCCAAAGAACACCAAAAATACATAAAATCTAATACTCTCTATCATAGCACAGAAACAATTTTGCAATAGGTCTATTAAGAATAAAAAAAGGGGACTGTATTAAATCAGCCCCTTTTTTTGTTGAATATTATTCACTTAGTGCTACTTTAACCCAAGTGCAAAAAGCGCGAGTTGCGGCCATTTGTCCAATCTTTGTACTTTCTGCAATAAATGGAGGAATTTCTGTGATTTGGATAGGTGCAAAAGTATGGCTAATTTGGATTCCTGAATATTGCCAATTTGTCAGGATGTAGATTCTTAATCTAGTTCCGTTAAAACGCCAAAATTCAGGAATTCCCATTGCAGTATAAAGCTTAAGTTTATCTATTTTAGGTCCTGAATATTCTACTTCTAGCACTAAGTCTGGTGGTGGATAACATGCTAAATCAATATTCTATTTTTCTGTGACTAATAATTCATTTTGGATGTAATAACTGCTATCTGGTTCTACACCATATTCTAAATCATCTCTGGTTAATGTAAGTGAACCAGAACGGTTAACTTCTCACCCCAATTTTTCACAGAATACCCCAACAGAAATCTCAATTAAACGATTGGAGTTTTCATGGGGTTTTTGTGGAGTCATAATTTATAGATTTCCCTGGTGGTAAGAAATTCCATTTACCCGTTCTGAACCAATTTCACCTAGCATGGTTTTAAATGTCTGCCAGCTGATGTTGTCTAGTAAAATTCTGGTTTCTGTCGGTGTTGCTGTTGTTACCATATTTCAAGTTATTTACTATCGGGACTTAAACAAAAGTTAAGAGTAAAAAGGAGTACAATGGGATTTAGCTGTAGATTTCACGTTAAAAGAAGCTGATGAAAGAAACCACTGCCACAGCAATGTCACCATGGTTTAAAAGATGGTGTTAAAGGTTTGATGGTGTATTTCTCATCAAGCGCAAAAAAGAGAGTTTAGACATTATTTAGGGGGATGATTGGGTGAAAGTGAGAGAAAAAACCTATTTAAAATGGCAGAGAATACCCTAGGGGTGACCTACCACCGATTACACCACGTTTTAACTGAAGCACCTTGGTCCATTTCCCAAGTCAATGACCGTCGGTTAGAGATGATGAACAAGTGTAGTCAGATGAGAATCACCAGAGGATTTAGCTTAATAATTGATGATTCTGTCCATAGAAAAAGGGGGAATTTTAGGGATGGAGTAGGAAGACAATATATTGAAGAAATTGGGACAAGGGATAATGGAATAGTAGTAGTAACAACACATCTATATGATGGCAGTAAAAGCTTACCATTACATATAGAGTTATATCACCACGCTGATTCTTGACCCAAAGGGAAACAAGACCCTATATTTGAGAATAAACCTGAGTTAGGAATTAAATTAATAGATCTGACCTTGAGCCGTGCTTATCAACCAGGAATAGTAATTATAGATCCTGGATATGGCCACAATAGCTCTTCCTTATTAAAGATAGAAAATCGGCATTTAAAGTATTGAGGAGGATTAGCTAGAAATCCCAAAGTCCTTGCCAGTGACTAAGAGGATAGTCCACAAATAATTAGGTTATATAAATTAGCACAAAGTTTACCCCAAGAGGCTTTTACAGAAATTCAACTGCAGTTAGATAAACCCAAAACATTATGGGTAGTAACTAAAGAAGTAGAAATATCAGCCTTAAGTGGAAAGGGGAATATTGCTATCTTCATCAAGGCTTCGACTTTCTCTCAAGCCACTGATATTGGCGACTTTATGCCCAATATTTCTTCATCAATTGTCACACCCCCATGGATAGTTGATACATATTCTCAAAGAAATTGGGTAGAAGTTGTTTACAGGGAAGCCAAGGGATGGTTAGGACTCAAAGAATATCAAGTTGGAGATAATAGCAGTTGACTGCGCCATTTTATTTTGGTTTGCTGTGCCTACACTTTTATTCTTTGCCATCAGTGGACTGGAGGATTAAGACCAAGGTGGGCTAAGAAACCTTTGAATACCTTGACTGAAGCTTTAGAAGCGTTGAGAACAGCCATATCTTTTCTATTTACTGATTGGTTCAACTGGAATCCGGACGTGTTTCCTTCTTATCAAGCTAGTTTGGGCTGCATTTGGGCTTGATTTTTGTTTCAGTTCCGCTATCTAAATATGTTCTTTGCGGTCATCCTTCTCTTTGCGATCTCTTCTCTGCACCTTTGCACCTCTGCGTGAGAAAAAAATCCTATTTTTGAGCTTGAATTTGTCTAACTACCGTCAAAGCTGAATAACTGACTCCTGCTGTACCTTCTCCTGGATGAGTGGAATCACCAACTAACCACAAATTATTAATAGGTGTACGATTAGCAAAACCAAAGGGTCCAAAGGTAGGAATTCTTTGACCAATTCCACCAACAATTCCCTTTTCTCTACCTGTATAATGAGCAAAGGTGAGGGGTGTTGCAGCTTCTACATGAATGATGGTTTCTGGTTTTAAATAGAAATATTGGGAAAGTTTGGATATTGCATCTTGGGTAAATTTCTCTTTTAACCCTTGATAATCTTGAGTATTCCACCAGGGAGTAAAATCAACAAAAGAAGAAGCGATAATTGTCCCTTTTCCTGCTGGTGCGCGGCCATCTCCAGGATGACTTACAGATACAAACAAAGAATTATTTTCACCAATTGGTCCCTTGATGTCATACATAAATTGTAGATGGGGGGGACAATGATAAGGAATCGCACTGGCATCTACACCCAAATAAACTACAAATGCACCGGAAGCAGGCGGTAATTTTGCTACTCTTTGTTTATATCTAGATGGGGCTTTTTCTCCTAATAAGTCTACTAAGTTCTGCACAGTGACGTTAGCAATTACATAATCTGCTGTTTGGATCCAAACTTCCCCTGTTTTCTGATTTCTAATCACTACACTGTTAGCTTGGCCATTTCCCACGTTGATTTTTTCGACGGTATGACACATTAATAATTTACCACCGTCTCTTTCTAAGGATTGTACCAAGCGATTGCTCAATACTTGCATACTACCTTGGAGATGATACAATCCTTGTGGCGATTGAGATACACTCAAAGCCGTAGCCGCATAAAGTAAAGCTGTTTCTTCCGCACTGACTTGGGAATATAACTTCAGTTGTAAATCTAAAAATGTCCGCAGTCGCTGGTCATTCCGTAAACCATATAAACGTAAAGCATCCCCCACAGTAAATAAGGTAAAGGGTGCACTGATGAAGGTACTAGGACGAACTGCTTGACTTAACTGCCAAAAGTCCCATAAATTCCGTGGTGGTAAAACGGGGTCACGTCCTTGAAATTCCCAACTAGCTTTAAATAAAGTTGCTAATAATTGCCAAAAGGGTTCACTACGAGGAAATTCTTTTTGGCGTTCTTGTTGCCATTTTTCAGGATCACGCCAAACATTAATAGGTGTGGACTCACCAGGAAGATACACTGCACAAGCGGGGTCACAAAAAGTAGCTGCGGGTAACTCAATTCCTAATTCTGAGAAAATGCGGTCATGTATGCCCCCAGGTTCTAACCCAGCAACTTGAGTTGCACCCACATCAAAGGTAAACCCTTGGCGTTTAAAGGTGGAAGCACAGCCACCGGGAACTAAAGCCTGGTCGAGAATTAATACGCTGTAACCTTTATGTGCCAATAATGCGGCGGCTGTTAGTCCACCTATGCCCGCACCGATGACGATGAGGCGGGATTGCTTTTTGTTAAGGGATAGGCTAGGCATGGATAATGAATTTTACAATTCTTAATATTACTACTCATAATTTTAAATTAAATCTGGCGGTGTAGGAGTTGCGAAAGAATGGGATTTGCGAGCAGTTATACTGATCTTTACTAAGCTAGTAATTATACTGCAATAATAGGCAAAAGTCAAGGTTTAGAAACTCAGGAATTAGCGAGCGCAATTATTGCTAAGAATCTTAACCCCACAATTATTAACCCTGATTTCCTTAAATGCAGGGAACAGGTAATAGGGTTAAAAGATTCTTGATATATATCTTTGTTCTTAACTTTTGTACCTCATTGACCTGCAATTTGCTGTAATTAGACTGTTAAAATTACATACAATAATTTTTTTGCATTATTAATTGTTCTACTAGAGCGATTACAGCTTCAGCTACAGATGCCGTCTGTGTGGCATTGACATTGACCATAAGAGGACGATTATTCTCATCCATATACCCCAGGGCAAAGAAAATATCTTCGTCACTCTATGCACCAGAACAGTGCGTATGGGTAACACCAATAATCATAGGAATCTGCATCCGTTGATTCATAAAAGTAATAATTTTACGTGCTTGGCGAAATTCACCAGGACGATGGGCTGCTATCAGTAACATATAAGCATGAGTCTTGCAAATTAAAATATCCCACATAAGATCAAAGCGAGATTGACCGGGTGTTCCATAAAGGTTTAATGCCCTTTCTGGAAGAAATTGCAACCGACCAAAATCAAATGTAACTGTGGTTCTTGGTTTCAATAATACTGTTTCGTCAGTTGCACGGGTATGTGTATCTACAACTTCAATTTCACTGATAGAACGGATAAGAGTAGATTTTCCTGCTCCTACTGTTCCCCTCACAACCAACCGCATAATCTCCATATAATATTTTTCTCAGAAAATCTGAAGTAGATAATTAGTAAAACTTCCCCACACCTTTCGTCCAGCTTGTAATGAGCCTTGTCGAAGTACGCTCACAGAAGCCGTACCCCTTAACCCCAACCATGAAAAAATTAATCTGCTTACCTAAAAAATGTCCCTGATCTAGCATTATCTTCAAAGGATTGAATTTGATTTATAAATTTACTTGCCAATATAGGGAATAAAAAATTTTTCCACCAATGATGCAAGAATGCCAGATAAGGGAATTTTCATTTAAATTGACATCTTGAATACAACTATAAACTAAAGCAAAACTGATTTTATCTCAGTAATAACACGCTTAATTTCTAACATTAAAAGTCCTTGATTAGCGGTTTCACTAGCTAAAACTAGCAAAACTGCATCTTCACCACAACCAGTTAAAATACCAAAGCCTTTATTTCCTTCTAAAAAGATACGATTAACCGTACCTCTAGCTAATTCCAGACCAATGCGTTTGCCTAAAGATAGCATGGAAGCTGACATTGCTGATACTCTTTCTTCATCTATAGCACCAGGCAAGCTTGCACCAAAAGGTAAACTATCAGGGGTAACAAGGGCTGATCCCTGAACACCAGAGGTAGCAGTCGCAAAGTTTTGCAAAATCATGCCCAGTTTTTCTGTGTTGATTGCTATTGCAGGGATTCTCTATTAAGATTAGTACTTAGTACGAGTTAAAATTTGGGAGAAAATCATGAATTCAGGTTTGGAATTCATGTCATATACACTTGTTACTCAAAAGGAATAAATTCAAACACATCATGAGTACCACCTCTGAGTAGACATTCACTATGTACTCCCTTGAAACGTTTACCAATTAATTGCTCAATAGCACCCCAAACTGCAGCCATAGTAAAAGTACATTTGCGGGGTGAGTTTGGCGGTTCACCAGCAGAACAAAAAGTTTCAGAAGTATAGACTTTAATGTTTTCACCTTCAGCAATAATTCTCTCAACTATGCACAAACCAGTACCGTCCTTACCCAAAGCCATATTTAATTTAGATGCTGCATCATCTAATGACATTGAAGATCCAACTAAACCCAATTCTTCAACTAACTTTTTCCCCCTAGCACGACCGGCTGAATTCAAGGCAATGGCTGTCTCTTATTCTCTTAAAGCATCTTCTATACCTGTAATAGCTGCTTTGAAGCAAACAATACTACTAAAGTCACCCAATTGTTGTCCTCAAGCTGACATAATTTAAATTTCTAGGTAGAGAATTGTGGATATTAATATTTACGTTCTTAAGCTCTGGATCTTGTGGAAGAATATTTTGTTATCCTGAACTTGTTTCTAAATATGGCTAATTATTGTGTGGAAATTTTGGAAATAAATTAGCTAGGAATTTTTTGCTTAATTAATATTCTTCATTTCTAATTTGATACTTCTACACCCTAATTTATTATTGATGATGTACCTGATGTATCCATGGCATATTCGCATTTTATAGTCAATAGGTAAACAACCGAAATGGTTTAGACTACAAGGGAAGAAGAAAAGAAAAAAGTAAATACTATACTGAACTTTTCGCAAAATACAATCACATTTTGATGCTTAAAAACTATCAATCAAGTCCAGAGAATTTGCATTGAAAACTAACTTAGTTTCTGAGGAAACCAACCAGGCTCTTGAGAAAAGATTGACTAACGGTACTTTCTTGTTTGCTACGCTCAAATTTTATGTCAATCATTGTGGATTCTAATTCATATAGCTCATCTGGTGCTTCTAAAATAATGGAAACTTCTTGTACCAGACCAACAACTATGAGTCGAAATGCGACTTGTTGGATTTTTTCCACAGGCTCACCTAACTGTTCCGCGATCACTATAATTGAAACTGTGCCTTTGGTGAATTCCCAAATTTGCCATTCTATTTGATTTAAGCTCAATTGAGGCTTACTATAGGATTGTGTTTATAAAAGGACAAGTTAGATCTGGTAATTTGTCTTCCAGTATTTTCCAATTACGCAGAACTCTTAGACCTTTGAGTCTAACTTTTCTAGGTATAGTAGTCAGACCTGTCATTTCTGAGGTAAGTATAGGCGTTCTCGTATCAA
It encodes the following:
- a CDS encoding universal stress protein; the encoded protein is MLNTILVALDGSEIAERVIQTLGYLVLSPNTNVILCHVFPAPESEIELPADRPQPDLPNFSYFNIDKQMQSYQERLSVKSELELVMGDPADEIIRLANIYKADLVVIGSRGLTGMNRIVQGSVSTQVMEAANCSVLVVKPARN
- the hslO gene encoding Hsp33 family molecular chaperone HslO, which codes for MADQLMRATAADGGIRAVGVITTRLTEEARVRHKLSSVATAALGRTMSAGLLMASSMKRVGSRVNVRVRGDGPLGGILVDAGLDGTVRGYVQNPTVELPPNAKGKLDVSGAVGSGYLYVVRDIGYGYPYSSTLELVSGEIGDDVAHYLVNSEQTPSALVLGVFVGSGGVTASGGLLVQVLPKAARDEALVAMLESRVSALSGFTPLLQAGKTLTEIFGDLLGDMGLNIFPESQILRFHCGCSFDRVLGALKMLGGAELQDMILKDDGAEATCDFCGTVYQASSDNLAQLIADLKKEVFIAE
- the crtD gene encoding C-3',4' desaturase CrtD, with amino-acid sequence MPSLSLNKKQSRLIVIGAGIGGLTAAALLAHKGYSVLILDQALVPGGCASTFKRQGFTFDVGATQVAGLEPGGIHDRIFSELGIELPAATFCDPACAVYLPGESTPINVWRDPEKWQQERQKEFPRSEPFWQLLATLFKASWEFQGRDPVLPPRNLWDFWQLSQAVRPSTFISAPFTLFTVGDALRLYGLRNDQRLRTFLDLQLKLYSQVSAEETALLYAATALSVSQSPQGLYHLQGSMQVLSNRLVQSLERDGGKLLMCHTVEKINVGNGQANSVVIRNQKTGEVWIQTADYVIANVTVQNLVDLLGEKAPSRYKQRVAKLPPASGAFVVYLGVDASAIPYHCPPHLQFMYDIKGPIGENNSLFVSVSHPGDGRAPAGKGTIIASSFVDFTPWWNTQDYQGLKEKFTQDAISKLSQYFYLKPETIIHVEAATPLTFAHYTGREKGIVGGIGQRIPTFGPFGFANRTPINNLWLVGDSTHPGEGTAGVSYSALTVVRQIQAQK
- a CDS encoding roadblock/LC7 domain-containing protein; this encodes MAINTEKLGMILQNFATATSGVQGSALVTPDSLPFGASLPGAIDEERVSAMSASMLSLGKRIGLELARGTVNRIFLEGNKGFGILTGCGEDAVLLVLASETANQGLLMLEIKRVITEIKSVLL